A stretch of the Balneola vulgaris DSM 17893 genome encodes the following:
- a CDS encoding sodium:proton antiporter, with the protein MNLKNILKGARLILAPLFVLLFTTISFAAEGSGHGIDGSDLSLFWVIPFAGILLSIALFPLFAEDFWHHHFGKISAIWAVSLLIPMTIEFGISATFYEVLHAYLLEYFPFIILLLALFTVSGGVRIKGYLKGTPMVNTGLLLLGTILASWMGTTGAAMLLIRPMLRANAWREKKVHLVVFFIFLVANVGGSLTPLGDPPLFLGFLQGVDFFWTTTNLFWEMVFVAAVLLVLYFIWDSILYKKETNTPPIDDGSEPLGIEGGFNLFLLLGVVGAVLFSGLVNIGEFEIYHVHVTVQNLIRDFTLLALAWASWHFTSKESRAANGFNWFPIQEVGKLFAGIFITIIAPIAMLKAANNGEGALQFVNNAVFNEAGEPINEMFFWITGMLSAFLDNAPTYLVFFNAAGGNAEILMNEMTNTLIAISAGSVFFGALTYIGNAPNFMVKSIAEQSGVKMPSFGGYILWSFCILLPIYLLVTLLFI; encoded by the coding sequence GTGAACTTAAAAAATATATTAAAAGGGGCACGACTAATATTAGCCCCGCTCTTCGTTCTCTTATTTACTACAATTTCGTTTGCAGCCGAAGGGTCAGGACATGGTATTGATGGAAGTGACTTAAGCTTATTCTGGGTTATTCCATTTGCGGGTATACTCCTCTCTATTGCATTATTTCCATTATTCGCCGAAGATTTTTGGCATCATCATTTTGGGAAAATTTCAGCTATTTGGGCAGTGTCATTATTAATTCCAATGACCATTGAATTTGGAATTAGTGCTACCTTTTATGAGGTACTACATGCTTATTTATTAGAGTACTTCCCATTTATCATCCTGTTATTAGCGCTCTTCACTGTTTCTGGCGGTGTTAGAATCAAAGGGTACCTCAAAGGTACACCTATGGTTAATACGGGCTTACTTTTACTAGGAACAATACTAGCAAGTTGGATGGGTACAACGGGAGCAGCAATGCTACTTATCCGCCCAATGCTACGCGCAAATGCTTGGCGTGAAAAGAAAGTTCACCTTGTTGTGTTCTTCATTTTCTTAGTTGCCAACGTTGGTGGTTCGTTAACTCCACTTGGTGATCCACCCTTATTCTTAGGTTTCTTACAAGGTGTTGACTTCTTCTGGACAACTACCAACCTATTCTGGGAAATGGTATTCGTAGCCGCAGTACTTCTTGTACTCTACTTTATTTGGGACTCTATCCTTTATAAGAAAGAAACCAACACTCCACCAATCGATGATGGCTCAGAGCCATTAGGTATCGAAGGTGGCTTCAACTTATTCCTATTATTAGGTGTTGTTGGTGCGGTATTATTCTCAGGTCTTGTAAACATTGGCGAATTTGAGATTTATCACGTTCATGTAACCGTTCAAAACCTTATCCGTGACTTCACCTTATTGGCACTTGCTTGGGCTAGTTGGCACTTTACTTCTAAAGAAAGTAGAGCTGCAAACGGCTTTAACTGGTTCCCTATCCAAGAAGTTGGGAAACTCTTTGCTGGTATCTTTATTACCATCATCGCGCCTATTGCTATGCTTAAAGCAGCAAACAACGGCGAAGGTGCACTACAGTTTGTAAACAATGCTGTATTCAATGAAGCAGGCGAACCAATCAACGAGATGTTCTTCTGGATAACAGGTATGCTTTCTGCATTCTTAGATAATGCTCCTACTTATTTGGTATTCTTTAATGCCGCAGGTGGTAATGCAGAAATTCTTATGAATGAGATGACCAATACCTTAATTGCGATCTCAGCTGGTTCCGTATTCTTTGGTGCTCTTACCTATATCGGTAACGCTCCAAACTTTATGGTGAAATCTATTGCTGAGCAAAGCGGTGTTAAAATGCCAAGCTTTGGTGGTTATATCTTATGGTCGTTTTGTATTCTGTTACCGATCTACCTGCTTGTTACCCTCTTGTTTATTTAA
- the nuoL gene encoding NADH-quinone oxidoreductase subunit L, translating into MESATALFSLIIALPLVGFLINGLSGLFVESYRNKKQLIGIIANTAVFIPFVIALYFFINMSADSNALVYKLFTWMDTGTFSVDVAYRVDQLSIMMTLVVTGVGFLIHLYSMGYMSHDEGYWKFFAYLNLFIFAMLNLVLANNLLLLFLGWEGVGVCSYLLIGFWYTDMAKSDAAKKAFIYNRVGDFAFLVAMFMTFQSIGSLNFDAILSNLDAIPDGYKFTIGLLMFVGATGKSAQIPLFVWLPDAMAGPTPVSALIHAATMVTSGIYLISRMSPMFVMVPEVMIIISVIGALTAIIAATIAITQNDIKGVLAYSTVSQLGYMFLALGAGGFTAAMFHVVTHAFFKACLFLGSGSVIHAMEHVEHGLHKEGKHVHYDPQDMRFMGGLKKYMPHTYKTFLIATVAIAGIPPLAGFFSKDEVLAMAMNAGFVDGGSWLYMALWGVGIITAFLTAFYMFRLTLTTFHGSFKLPQKIKEAAGAEKHLHENPWNMTTPLWVLAVLAIFGGFLGVPNFIVETFTHEPAHINLLHDWLYTINADYKIVMSHALEWVLMGVSIAIAISGVWLAFKMYNNDQQEESDALIASKFGGLYSLWRDKYNFDDVYEGLIVRPAVKFSDKVLAVFDMKVVDGIVNAIAGTVRLFGSLFRYLQTGVVTNYALAFVIGVIVILYLMIM; encoded by the coding sequence ATGGAATCCGCTACGGCGCTGTTTTCTCTCATTATTGCTCTTCCTTTGGTGGGTTTTCTCATTAATGGACTTTCCGGTTTATTCGTCGAGAGCTATAGAAATAAAAAGCAATTAATAGGTATCATCGCAAATACTGCGGTGTTCATACCCTTCGTAATTGCGCTTTACTTCTTTATAAATATGAGTGCAGATTCAAATGCACTTGTGTATAAGCTTTTTACATGGATGGATACGGGAACCTTTAGTGTTGATGTAGCCTATCGTGTAGATCAATTATCAATCATGATGACCCTAGTTGTAACTGGGGTTGGTTTCCTTATCCATTTGTATTCGATGGGCTATATGTCTCACGACGAAGGGTATTGGAAATTCTTTGCGTATCTGAATTTATTCATCTTCGCGATGTTAAATCTGGTGCTAGCTAACAACTTATTACTTCTATTCTTAGGATGGGAAGGGGTAGGTGTTTGTTCGTACTTGCTAATCGGTTTTTGGTATACCGATATGGCAAAATCAGATGCTGCTAAAAAAGCTTTTATCTATAACCGAGTTGGTGACTTTGCGTTCTTAGTAGCCATGTTCATGACTTTCCAAAGTATTGGTAGTTTGAACTTTGATGCTATCCTAAGCAACCTTGATGCTATCCCTGATGGCTACAAGTTCACTATTGGCCTGCTGATGTTTGTAGGGGCTACCGGTAAAAGTGCTCAGATTCCATTGTTTGTATGGCTACCTGATGCCATGGCAGGCCCAACTCCAGTATCGGCATTAATCCACGCCGCTACGATGGTAACTTCAGGAATCTATCTGATTTCAAGAATGTCGCCAATGTTTGTAATGGTGCCAGAAGTGATGATTATCATTTCAGTAATTGGTGCACTCACAGCGATTATCGCAGCAACTATTGCGATTACACAAAATGACATTAAAGGGGTGTTAGCTTACTCTACAGTATCACAGTTAGGATATATGTTCCTAGCATTGGGAGCAGGTGGCTTTACAGCGGCTATGTTCCACGTAGTTACGCATGCATTCTTTAAAGCTTGTTTATTCTTAGGCTCAGGGTCTGTGATCCATGCCATGGAGCATGTAGAACATGGTCTTCATAAAGAAGGTAAACATGTGCACTACGATCCTCAGGATATGAGGTTTATGGGTGGCTTGAAGAAGTATATGCCACACACTTACAAGACTTTTTTAATTGCTACCGTAGCAATTGCAGGTATTCCACCATTAGCTGGTTTCTTCTCAAAAGATGAAGTGTTAGCAATGGCAATGAACGCTGGCTTTGTGGATGGCGGTAGTTGGTTATACATGGCGCTTTGGGGCGTAGGTATTATCACAGCTTTCTTGACGGCATTCTATATGTTCCGTTTAACGCTTACAACCTTCCACGGTTCGTTCAAGCTTCCACAAAAAATTAAAGAAGCAGCGGGTGCTGAAAAGCATTTACATGAAAACCCATGGAATATGACTACTCCTTTATGGGTGTTAGCTGTGCTAGCTATTTTCGGTGGTTTCCTCGGTGTTCCAAACTTTATTGTTGAAACCTTTACACACGAGCCTGCTCACATTAACCTCTTACATGATTGGTTATACACCATCAATGCAGACTACAAGATTGTGATGAGTCATGCACTTGAGTGGGTATTAATGGGTGTATCTATTGCTATAGCAATCTCTGGGGTTTGGTTGGCTTTCAAGATGTACAACAACGACCAACAAGAAGAATCGGATGCGCTTATCGCTTCTAAATTCGGTGGCCTTTACAGCCTTTGGAGAGATAAGTATAACTTCGATGATGTATACGAAGGTCTTATTGTACGCCCAGCCGTTAAGTTTTCAGATAAAGTACTTGCTGTATTTGATATGAAAGTAGTTGATGGCATTGTAAATGCTATTGCAGGTACCGTTCGACTATTTGGAAGTCTATTCAGATATCTACAAACAGGGGTTGTAACAAACTACGCCTTGGCTTTTGTAATTGGGGTGATTGTCATCCTATACCTAATGATTATGTAA
- a CDS encoding complex I subunit 4 family protein → METLLNITIYLPLLGIPLILMSKSDAAKKWIALLVTSATFLISLPLIFGFDVANSGMAQYLTEGGRISSNIDIKYLVGLDGLSLLLFMLTTFMGPIVIISSWNSVSKHLAGYLSMLLLLQTASLGVFAALDLMVFYVFFELSLIPMYFLIGIWGGADRIRATLKFFIYTLVGSLIMLVGLIYVGYDAGSALADATFSLDWRFLSSEAYQIGLVEQTYLFLSFALAFCIKVPLFPFHTWLPYAHTEAPTAGSVVLAAIMLKMGTYGLIRVCLPLFPNAFMEFAPYMATLAVIGIIYGALVAMVQKDVKKLVAYSSVSHLGFVVLGIFALNTVAIQGSIIQMINHGLSTGALFLIVGMIYDRRHTRMIKDFGGIAKQMPIFTVMFMIATMASIGLPGLNGFVGEFLILNGSFFSELYDNKAFAVFAATGVILAAVYMLWMFQRVMFGPLDNEENKKLVDLNAREIGLLVPLVIFMFWLGVHPVDFTKYSEAQVTELIITSKEKSIAVLETSQDDDLPEWAVSFYDIETANNSLVAVDK, encoded by the coding sequence ATGGAAACACTATTAAATATCACCATTTATTTACCACTATTAGGAATTCCTCTTATTCTTATGTCTAAGAGCGATGCCGCTAAAAAGTGGATTGCGTTACTCGTTACTTCAGCTACTTTCCTTATCTCGCTTCCATTGATATTCGGATTTGATGTAGCAAACTCGGGAATGGCTCAATACCTCACAGAAGGTGGGCGTATCTCTTCTAACATTGATATCAAATACCTTGTTGGTTTAGACGGCTTAAGCTTGTTACTGTTTATGCTTACCACTTTTATGGGGCCGATTGTAATAATCTCTTCATGGAATTCTGTAAGCAAGCATCTAGCGGGATACCTTTCTATGCTTCTGTTATTGCAAACAGCATCACTAGGTGTATTTGCAGCATTAGACTTAATGGTATTCTATGTGTTCTTCGAGCTTTCTCTTATTCCTATGTATTTCCTTATCGGAATCTGGGGTGGAGCCGATCGTATTCGTGCAACGCTTAAGTTTTTCATCTATACCTTAGTGGGTTCACTAATCATGCTTGTTGGCCTTATCTATGTAGGCTATGATGCAGGTAGTGCATTAGCGGATGCTACTTTTAGCCTCGATTGGAGATTCCTTTCAAGCGAAGCTTACCAAATTGGACTAGTTGAGCAGACCTACTTATTCCTTTCGTTTGCCTTGGCATTCTGTATTAAAGTGCCACTTTTCCCTTTCCATACTTGGTTACCATACGCTCACACCGAGGCGCCTACTGCAGGTTCGGTTGTACTAGCAGCGATTATGCTTAAGATGGGTACTTACGGTCTTATTCGTGTGTGTCTTCCATTATTCCCAAATGCCTTTATGGAGTTTGCTCCTTACATGGCAACATTGGCAGTAATCGGCATTATATATGGTGCATTAGTAGCAATGGTTCAAAAGGATGTGAAGAAACTCGTTGCTTACTCATCTGTAAGTCACTTGGGATTTGTGGTGTTAGGTATCTTTGCCTTAAACACAGTAGCTATTCAAGGTTCAATCATTCAAATGATTAACCACGGTTTATCAACAGGTGCGTTATTCTTGATTGTTGGTATGATTTACGATCGTCGTCATACTCGTATGATTAAAGACTTCGGTGGAATTGCCAAGCAGATGCCGATCTTTACAGTGATGTTCATGATTGCAACTATGGCGTCTATCGGGCTTCCAGGCCTGAACGGTTTCGTAGGTGAATTTTTGATCCTTAACGGTTCATTCTTCTCTGAACTATACGACAACAAAGCATTCGCAGTATTTGCTGCAACAGGTGTTATTCTAGCTGCTGTTTATATGCTATGGATGTTCCAGCGTGTAATGTTTGGTCCATTAGATAATGAAGAGAACAAGAAGTTAGTTGATCTGAATGCTCGTGAAATCGGCCTTTTAGTACCGCTCGTAATTTTCATGTTCTGGTTAGGGGTACATCCGGTTGACTTCACCAAGTACTCTGAAGCACAAGTAACAGAGCTTATCATTACTTCTAAAGAGAAGAGCATTGCGGTACTTGAAACATCGCAAGACGACGATTTACCTGAATGGGCCGTTTCATTCTATGATATTGAAACAGCAAACAATTCATTAGTAGCAGTAGATAAGTAA
- the rpsF gene encoding 30S ribosomal protein S6, with amino-acid sequence MSKNYYEFTYIINPVLDEDKFAAVVDRVNKLIESNGGEIEEVDEWGLRKLAYEIDKKGTGYYVNMYFSAPVEAIAPIERNLRIDDDVLRYLTLKYDAKMLRHRELQKKNAVPDIFAVEEEENAEKEEA; translated from the coding sequence ATGAGTAAGAATTACTACGAATTTACTTATATCATCAATCCTGTTTTAGACGAGGATAAGTTCGCTGCCGTTGTTGATAGAGTAAATAAACTGATCGAATCTAATGGCGGTGAAATTGAAGAAGTTGATGAATGGGGTTTGCGTAAGCTAGCCTATGAGATTGACAAGAAAGGTACTGGTTACTACGTGAACATGTACTTTAGCGCACCAGTAGAAGCAATTGCACCTATTGAGCGTAATCTCAGAATCGATGACGATGTACTACGTTACCTAACGTTAAAGTATGATGCTAAAATGCTTCGTCACCGTGAGCTTCAGAAGAAAAATGCTGTTCCTGATATCTTCGCTGTTGAAGAAGAGGAAAACGCAGAAAAAGAAGAAGCCTAA
- the rplI gene encoding 50S ribosomal protein L9, whose amino-acid sequence MKVILKEDVEKLGQAGDLVDVKDGYGRNYLIPQAKAVLATKSTIAELELRMRQAAARAELTVQEAKELAQLLEATSVTISVTTGEDDKIHGTVTNINIADALAEREILVDRRNISLDEDVKTLGEYTATVNLVGDLNPKVKFWVVKAE is encoded by the coding sequence ATGAAAGTTATTCTTAAAGAAGACGTAGAAAAATTAGGCCAAGCTGGCGATTTAGTGGATGTTAAAGACGGATACGGTCGTAACTACCTTATCCCACAAGCTAAAGCTGTATTGGCAACAAAAAGCACCATCGCTGAACTCGAGTTACGTATGAGACAAGCTGCTGCAAGAGCTGAACTAACTGTTCAAGAAGCTAAAGAACTTGCACAACTTTTAGAGGCTACCTCTGTTACTATCTCTGTAACTACCGGGGAAGACGACAAAATTCACGGAACCGTAACTAACATCAATATCGCTGATGCTCTAGCTGAACGCGAAATCCTTGTTGATAGAAGAAACATTTCTTTAGACGAAGATGTTAAAACGCTAGGTGAGTACACTGCAACTGTGAATTTAGTTGGCGATTTGAATCCTAAAGTTAAATTCTGGGTAGTTAAAGCTGAATAA
- the rpsR gene encoding 30S ribosomal protein S18, protein MIKNPSHPKKSIRKVKQCKFTQAGVEYIDYKDVETLQRFTNDQGKILPRRVTGTSAKHQRQINRAIKRARFLSLMPYVAENLR, encoded by the coding sequence ATGATTAAGAATCCTTCACACCCAAAGAAAAGTATCCGCAAGGTAAAGCAATGTAAGTTTACCCAAGCCGGAGTTGAGTACATCGACTACAAAGACGTAGAAACTCTACAGAGATTTACTAACGATCAAGGAAAGATCCTTCCACGTCGAGTTACTGGAACAAGCGCAAAACACCAGCGTCAGATTAACCGTGCAATCAAAAGAGCACGTTTTTTAAGCTTGATGCCATACGTAGCAGAAAATCTCAGATAA
- a CDS encoding NADH-quinone oxidoreductase subunit N produces MDYISDLQAFLPGIITAVAGLVVITIEALKSGSKSVFGITAVALVAALFFAILDLGNPVTEAFSGMLVHGGAVAFGSIIILVGTLFCVFLSNDYLEDIGHNYSEVYALVLFATSGMLCLAGANDLVSLFLGLETMSICLYVLAGLMKNEKEGAEGALKYFLLGAFSTGFLLYGSALLYGATGTTSLTGIGAAASGDLLFVAGAALLLIGFLFKVSAVPFHMWTPDVYQATPTTLTAYFATSSKAATFIAMILVLSRALPAVEGLDWQAVLSVVAIITMIFGNIIALVQDNIKRMLAYSSIAHAGYALVGLASGSIEGYSAVSFYLFAYTLMNVGAFGVIAYYERNKGLDFSDVNNLAGLGFKKPLMGVLLSLFLFSLAGIPPFVGFVGKYYVFAAAINAGMIPLAIIGVLASAASVYYYLRVMVYLYFREAHQEVELFDPSMLTKGALVILAILTVYYGIEPVLPTGGLMDMLTSF; encoded by the coding sequence ATGGATTATATAAGCGATTTACAAGCATTTTTACCGGGTATCATAACAGCTGTAGCCGGTTTGGTAGTAATTACTATCGAAGCCTTAAAAAGCGGATCTAAGTCCGTATTTGGCATTACAGCCGTTGCATTAGTTGCGGCATTATTTTTCGCAATCCTTGACCTCGGCAATCCTGTTACAGAAGCATTCTCTGGAATGTTAGTACATGGTGGAGCAGTAGCTTTTGGTAGCATAATCATATTGGTAGGTACTCTTTTCTGTGTATTCCTATCTAATGACTACCTAGAAGACATTGGGCATAATTACAGTGAAGTGTATGCTCTTGTATTATTTGCTACATCAGGGATGCTATGCCTAGCTGGAGCCAACGATTTAGTTTCTTTATTCCTAGGTCTTGAGACCATGAGTATTTGTTTATACGTACTTGCGGGATTAATGAAGAATGAAAAAGAAGGTGCTGAGGGTGCATTGAAGTACTTCTTATTAGGTGCTTTCTCAACAGGTTTCTTACTGTACGGTTCTGCGCTTCTATATGGTGCTACAGGAACTACTAGTTTAACAGGTATCGGCGCTGCTGCAAGTGGAGATTTATTATTCGTTGCGGGTGCTGCTTTACTACTCATCGGATTTTTATTTAAGGTATCAGCGGTTCCATTCCATATGTGGACACCAGATGTTTACCAAGCTACACCAACCACTTTAACGGCTTACTTTGCAACTTCATCGAAAGCGGCAACTTTTATCGCCATGATTCTTGTGTTATCAAGAGCATTACCAGCTGTTGAGGGCTTAGACTGGCAGGCAGTTCTATCTGTAGTTGCTATCATAACTATGATATTTGGTAACATCATTGCCCTAGTACAAGATAACATCAAGCGTATGCTTGCATACTCTAGTATTGCTCACGCTGGTTATGCATTAGTAGGTTTAGCTTCTGGAAGCATTGAAGGTTACAGTGCGGTAAGCTTTTACTTATTTGCTTACACCTTAATGAATGTAGGTGCTTTTGGAGTGATAGCTTACTACGAGCGTAACAAAGGCTTAGACTTTTCTGATGTAAACAACCTTGCTGGTCTTGGTTTCAAAAAGCCATTAATGGGAGTATTACTATCTTTATTCCTGTTCAGTTTAGCAGGTATTCCACCGTTCGTTGGATTTGTTGGGAAGTACTATGTATTTGCAGCAGCTATCAACGCCGGCATGATTCCATTGGCAATCATCGGGGTACTAGCGAGTGCGGCAAGTGTGTACTATTACCTACGAGTGATGGTGTACTTATACTTCCGTGAAGCACACCAAGAAGTAGAGTTATTTGATCCATCAATGCTCACAAAAGGGGCCTTGGTAATCCTAGCTATCTTAACCGTGTATTACGGTATAGAGCCAGTGCTGCCAACGGGTGGACTCATGGATATGCTTACTTCTTTTTAA
- a CDS encoding protein-disulfide reductase DsbD family protein: MKVQRTLLMGIILAVLSPFFLYAQPPNPVKFSLSEAPDTVKAGEVFTVKVEASIEGKWHLYSVLNDPDAGPYPTAFSAKSPNFVIAGDVAESKADIEFDPNFEAELGWHSTYANFEIPVAVKSELQGKQNLDLEVFYQVCDDRVCLPPTRKSVIVGVVVDGVADDIYEAALGGAETNDTAKVKKSGGLNSEGIFSFLWIAIVAGFAALLTPCVFPMIPLTVSYFSKQEDAKKGIGSALLFGIAIVATFTILGVVLASLLGASGAQNFAANPVVNLMIAAVLVAFAFSLLGMYELQLPHQLTNYLNRKSTESSGIVGILFMAMTISAVSFSCTAPFVGAVFTATVGGEWFYPILGMIGFSAAFASPFVLFAMFPKWLESLPKSGSWMNIVKVLLGFIELAAAFKFLSNADLVWEWGLISRPFTIAFWIVIFLLAGVYVLGFLTLKHEQKVENISTGRMLLAMPLLAFSIYLIPGLLGSSLGIWDAFLPPKQPTDVSLISSLGASAGSTSADEGWSKDYEGSLEEAKAEGIPVFIDFTGYTCTNCRAMETNVFPLEEVQEVFAQMKLVKLYTDGGKDAKANQKIQFELTGNIALPTYVIYDPVNEVVIDQVLGYTKEENFIEFLNEGLAEFNNR; the protein is encoded by the coding sequence ATGAAGGTTCAACGAACACTTTTAATGGGGATCATCTTAGCGGTGTTATCCCCATTTTTTTTATACGCACAGCCCCCAAATCCTGTAAAATTCAGTTTATCTGAAGCCCCTGATACTGTAAAGGCTGGTGAAGTTTTTACTGTTAAAGTAGAAGCTTCAATTGAAGGTAAATGGCACTTATATTCGGTGCTAAACGACCCCGACGCAGGGCCCTATCCAACAGCGTTTTCAGCTAAATCTCCAAATTTTGTTATAGCTGGCGATGTAGCTGAATCCAAAGCAGATATTGAATTCGACCCCAACTTTGAAGCTGAATTAGGGTGGCATAGCACTTATGCTAATTTCGAAATTCCCGTAGCTGTAAAGTCTGAACTACAAGGCAAACAGAACTTAGATCTTGAAGTATTTTATCAAGTATGTGATGATAGAGTTTGCTTACCACCAACCCGTAAATCCGTAATTGTAGGGGTTGTAGTTGATGGAGTAGCCGACGACATTTATGAAGCAGCTTTAGGAGGAGCTGAGACGAATGATACCGCAAAGGTTAAGAAATCAGGTGGATTGAATAGCGAAGGCATCTTTTCTTTTCTATGGATTGCCATCGTAGCGGGTTTCGCAGCTCTTTTAACTCCTTGTGTATTCCCGATGATTCCTCTCACGGTTTCATACTTCTCTAAACAAGAAGATGCTAAAAAGGGAATAGGTTCAGCTCTCTTATTTGGAATAGCTATTGTAGCAACATTCACCATTCTAGGGGTTGTATTAGCTTCTTTATTAGGAGCATCCGGAGCACAGAATTTCGCAGCCAACCCAGTAGTTAACTTGATGATTGCAGCTGTTTTGGTTGCCTTTGCATTCAGTTTGCTAGGCATGTACGAACTGCAACTTCCACATCAGCTCACAAACTACTTAAATAGAAAAAGTACTGAGAGCTCGGGTATTGTTGGTATCCTGTTTATGGCCATGACCATTAGCGCTGTTTCTTTTTCATGTACCGCACCTTTTGTGGGTGCCGTATTCACGGCTACGGTAGGTGGAGAATGGTTTTACCCAATTCTAGGAATGATAGGCTTCTCTGCGGCTTTTGCAAGTCCGTTTGTGCTATTTGCGATGTTCCCAAAGTGGCTCGAATCGCTACCTAAAAGTGGTTCATGGATGAATATCGTAAAAGTCCTTTTAGGTTTTATCGAACTCGCTGCTGCTTTTAAGTTTCTATCCAATGCCGATCTTGTGTGGGAATGGGGATTAATTTCTCGTCCATTTACCATTGCATTTTGGATTGTGATTTTCCTACTAGCAGGCGTATATGTATTAGGCTTTTTAACCTTGAAGCATGAACAGAAAGTTGAGAATATTTCAACTGGAAGAATGTTGTTAGCCATGCCATTGCTAGCTTTCAGTATTTACTTGATTCCTGGTTTATTAGGATCATCATTGGGGATTTGGGACGCCTTTTTGCCTCCAAAGCAACCAACCGATGTAAGTCTGATTTCCTCTTTAGGTGCCAGTGCAGGTTCCACCTCTGCCGATGAGGGCTGGAGTAAGGATTATGAAGGGTCCTTAGAGGAAGCAAAAGCTGAAGGAATTCCGGTCTTTATAGATTTCACAGGATACACATGTACCAACTGTAGGGCCATGGAAACGAATGTTTTCCCGCTTGAAGAAGTACAAGAGGTGTTCGCACAAATGAAGCTAGTTAAATTGTACACCGATGGGGGCAAGGATGCGAAGGCCAATCAAAAAATTCAGTTTGAGTTAACCGGTAATATCGCACTGCCAACCTATGTAATTTATGATCCTGTAAATGAAGTTGTAATCGATCAAGTATTAGGGTACACCAAGGAAGAGAATTTCATTGAATTCTTGAATGAAGGTTTAGCTGAGTTTAACAACAGGTAA
- a CDS encoding 4a-hydroxytetrahydrobiopterin dehydratase — protein sequence MEPLSEEQINQLLTNLDGWGYEDDTIVKEYTFNNFKEALGFIVRIGMEAEAHAHHPQIFNVYNNVTIGLQTHDAGDKVTQKDIDLAKAIDGIL from the coding sequence ATGGAACCACTATCTGAAGAACAGATCAACCAATTACTAACCAACCTGGATGGGTGGGGCTACGAAGATGATACCATTGTTAAGGAGTATACCTTTAACAATTTTAAGGAAGCGCTAGGATTCATCGTGCGCATTGGTATGGAAGCAGAAGCTCATGCACATCATCCACAGATTTTTAATGTATACAACAATGTAACTATTGGCTTACAGACACATGATGCTGGAGACAAGGTTACTCAAAAAGACATAGATTTAGCTAAAGCCATCGACGGCATTCTTTAA